From a single Sander vitreus isolate 19-12246 chromosome 4, sanVit1, whole genome shotgun sequence genomic region:
- the nudt3b gene encoding diphosphoinositol polyphosphate phosphohydrolase 1, producing MPFEMMKLKSNQTRTYDGDGYKKRAACLCFRSETEEEVLLVSSSRHPDKWIVPGGGMEPEEEPSVAAAREVCEEAGVKGTLGRLVGVFENQERKHRTYVYVLIVTELLEDWEDSVNIGRKREWFKIDDAMQVLQCHKPVQATYFEALQESCPTSNGTPLVATIGGDLSPTYSINQSSVSGIR from the exons ATGCCCTTTGAAATGATGAAGCTCAAGTCAAACCAAACCCGGACGTACGACGGGGATGGCTACAAGAAGCGGGCcgcctgtctgtgtttcaggaGCGAGACTGAGGAGGAG GTGCTGCTGGTGAGCAGTAGTCGACATCCTGACAAGTGGATAGTTCCTGGAGGAGGGATGGAGCCTGAGGAGGAGCCCAGTGTTGCTGCAGCTCGAGAAGTGTGTGAAGAG GCCGGTGTGAAGGGGACTTTAGGTCGCTTAGTTGGAGTATTTGAG aACCAAGAGAGGAAACACAGAACCTACGTCTACGTTCTTATTGTAACGGAGTTGCTGGAGGACTGGGAGGACTCGGTCAACATTG GGAGAAAAAGGGAATGGTTTAAAATAGACGATGCCATGCAAGTGTTGCAGTGTCACAAGCCTGTGCAGGCCACCTACTTCGAGGCTCTCCAGGAGAGTTGCCCGACCAGTAATGGAACACCTTTGGTGGCAACGATAGGCGGGGACCTTTCCCCTACCTACAGCATCAATCAGAGCTCCGTCTCGGGTATCAGATAA